One window of the Bacilli bacterium genome contains the following:
- a CDS encoding cyclic-di-AMP receptor, which yields MKLVIAVVQDKDSNRLSAALIKDGFRATKLASTGGFLRAGNTTFMIGIEDDRIDDVIQVIKANCKVRDQLVTPVSPMGGTTDSYIPFPVEVQVGGAAVFVLPVERFEHF from the coding sequence ATGAAGCTGGTCATTGCCGTTGTGCAGGACAAAGACAGCAACCGGCTGTCCGCCGCGCTGATCAAAGACGGGTTTCGGGCCACCAAACTCGCCAGCACGGGCGGCTTTTTGCGGGCCGGGAACACCACGTTTATGATCGGTATCGAGGACGACCGGATTGACGATGTTATTCAGGTGATCAAAGCAAATTGCAAAGTTCGCGACCAATTGGTAACTCCGGTATCTCCCATGGGCGGCACGACCGACTCGTATATTCCGTTTCCGGTTGAAGTGCAAGTCGGTGGCGCCGCTGTGTTTGTGCTGCCGGTTGAACGGTTCGAGCATTTTTAG